From a single Couchioplanes caeruleus genomic region:
- a CDS encoding ABC transporter ATP-binding protein → MASPRRTATPTAAEKAQAKSVSLRRIGRLFTAHRWQLAVVVAIIVASSVISMASPFLLREVIDVALPHSDLALLSWLVAGMVAVAAVTSALGVVQTWISTTVGQQVMHRLRVDVFTHLHRQSVAFFTRTRTGEVQSRITNDIGGMQSVVTSTATSIASNLTTVVATAVAMAALSWQLSLVSLVVLPPAIHLTRRVAGMRRAITAQRQRELADLNVTVEEGLSISGVQLSKTMGTGPALVRRFTESSERLIDLELRSELAGRWRMASMTILFAAIPAVIYLSAGLPFAAGTLSIGTLVAFTSLQAGLFRPLMGLLGVGVSLTSSLALFARIFEYLDLPVEVDDPAHPAAVDPARVAGHLRLEDVTFTYPGSGTAAVAGVSLDVPAGTSLALVGETGSGKSTIAALVARLHDPGAGRVTIDGVDVRDLRLADLAAIVGVVSQETYLLHTTVRENLRYARPDATDEQIEQAARAAQIHDLISALPDGYDTVVGSRGHRFSGGEKQRLAIARTLLRDPRILVLDEATSALDTETERAVQRAFDELAKGRTTVTIAHRLSTVRGADQIAVVDHGRILEAGTHDALIGGGGRYAALAA, encoded by the coding sequence TTGGCCTCCCCCCGACGCACCGCAACCCCCACCGCCGCCGAGAAGGCGCAGGCGAAGTCCGTGTCGCTGCGCCGCATCGGCCGGCTGTTCACCGCACACCGATGGCAGCTCGCCGTCGTCGTCGCGATCATCGTGGCCTCGTCCGTGATCTCGATGGCCTCGCCGTTCCTGCTGCGCGAGGTCATCGACGTCGCGCTCCCCCATTCCGACCTTGCCCTGCTGAGCTGGCTCGTGGCCGGCATGGTCGCCGTCGCCGCCGTCACCTCCGCGCTGGGCGTCGTCCAGACCTGGATCTCCACCACGGTGGGCCAGCAGGTCATGCACCGCCTGCGCGTCGACGTCTTCACCCACCTGCACCGGCAGTCGGTCGCCTTCTTCACGCGCACCCGCACCGGCGAGGTCCAGTCGCGCATCACCAACGACATCGGCGGCATGCAGTCGGTCGTCACGTCCACCGCGACCTCGATCGCGTCCAACCTCACCACCGTCGTGGCCACCGCCGTCGCCATGGCCGCGCTGTCCTGGCAGCTGTCACTGGTGTCGCTGGTCGTGCTGCCGCCGGCGATCCACCTGACCCGGCGCGTGGCCGGCATGCGCCGGGCCATCACCGCGCAGCGCCAGCGCGAGCTCGCCGACCTCAACGTGACCGTCGAGGAGGGCCTGTCCATCAGCGGCGTCCAGCTCAGCAAGACGATGGGTACGGGCCCCGCCCTCGTGCGGCGCTTCACCGAGTCGTCCGAGCGCCTGATCGACCTCGAACTGCGCTCGGAGCTCGCCGGGCGCTGGCGGATGGCCTCGATGACGATCCTCTTCGCCGCCATCCCGGCGGTCATCTACCTCAGCGCCGGCCTGCCGTTCGCCGCCGGCACGCTCAGCATCGGCACCCTGGTCGCGTTCACCTCGCTGCAGGCGGGGCTGTTCCGCCCGCTGATGGGGCTGCTCGGCGTCGGCGTCTCGCTGACCAGCTCGCTGGCCCTGTTCGCGCGCATCTTCGAATACCTGGACCTGCCCGTCGAGGTCGACGACCCGGCGCACCCGGCCGCCGTCGACCCGGCCCGCGTCGCCGGGCATCTGCGCCTGGAGGACGTCACGTTCACGTACCCGGGCAGCGGAACCGCCGCCGTCGCCGGGGTCAGCCTCGACGTGCCCGCCGGCACCTCCCTCGCCCTGGTCGGCGAGACCGGGTCCGGCAAGAGCACCATCGCCGCCCTGGTCGCCCGGCTCCACGACCCCGGTGCCGGCCGGGTCACCATCGACGGTGTGGACGTGCGCGACCTGCGCCTCGCCGACCTCGCCGCGATCGTCGGGGTGGTCAGCCAGGAGACGTACCTGCTGCACACCACCGTGCGGGAGAACCTGCGCTACGCCCGGCCGGACGCCACCGACGAGCAGATCGAGCAGGCCGCCCGCGCCGCGCAGATCCACGACCTGATCAGCGCGCTGCCGGACGGCTACGACACCGTCGTCGGCTCGCGCGGCCACCGCTTCTCCGGCGGCGAGAAGCAGCGCCTCGCCATCGCCCGTACGCTGCTGCGCGACCCGCGGATCCTGGTGCTGGACGAGGCGACGAGCGCGCTGGACACCGAGACCGAGCGGGCCGTGCAGCGCGCCTTCGACGAGCTGGCCAAGGGCCGCACGACCGTCACCATCGCGCACCGGCTGTCAACGGTCCGCGGCGCCGACCAGATCGCGGTGGTGGACCACGGGCGCATCCTCGAGGCGGGGACGCACGACGCGCTGATCGGCGGCGGCGGGCGGTACGCGGCGCTGGCGGCGTGA
- a CDS encoding ferredoxin reductase family protein has product MRTAQLFWGIVVLNVAVVWALFFTVAPEPRHPLIGVGQFLGLHAALLMVLQLTLIARLPWLDRRVGMDRLTSWHRWTGFTLFWVVLLHPAFVVLGYAVFYRSPVWQQLTNLAGAAGSLAGMVALALVVVAAGVSFRWARRRLSYEAWHAVHLVLYAAVTLVLVHQLFEVSAFTAAPVAAAYWWALWIFAITALITGRIVLPVWRNARHGLHVAAVVPESPDVVSVYVRGRHLDRLPARAGQFFIWRFPGYAGWWRANPFSLSAAPDGRSLRLTAKAVGDASAALRNLPVGSRVFAEGPYGAFTAMHRTREGTLLVAGGVGVTPIRALLEELPGDVVVLYRARTAGDAVLLEEIEALARMRGARVHLLTGRTGAGEPPFGPDNLRRLVPDVTDRDVYVCGPPAMTDALLHTLRELRVPRRQVHAERFRLAA; this is encoded by the coding sequence ATGCGGACCGCTCAGCTGTTCTGGGGCATCGTGGTGCTCAACGTGGCCGTCGTCTGGGCGCTGTTCTTCACTGTCGCACCGGAGCCCCGGCATCCGCTCATCGGCGTGGGGCAGTTCCTCGGCCTGCACGCCGCGTTGCTGATGGTCCTGCAGCTCACGCTGATCGCCCGGCTGCCGTGGCTGGACCGGCGGGTCGGCATGGACCGGCTCACCTCGTGGCACCGGTGGACCGGGTTCACGCTGTTCTGGGTGGTGCTGCTGCACCCGGCGTTCGTGGTGCTCGGCTACGCCGTCTTCTACCGCAGCCCGGTGTGGCAGCAGCTCACCAACCTCGCCGGGGCGGCCGGGTCGCTGGCCGGCATGGTCGCGCTGGCCCTCGTGGTCGTCGCCGCGGGCGTGTCGTTCCGGTGGGCCCGGCGCCGGCTGTCGTACGAAGCCTGGCACGCGGTGCATCTGGTGCTGTACGCGGCCGTCACGCTGGTCCTGGTCCACCAGCTGTTCGAGGTGTCCGCGTTCACCGCCGCGCCCGTCGCCGCGGCGTACTGGTGGGCGCTGTGGATCTTCGCGATCACCGCGCTGATCACCGGGCGGATCGTGCTCCCGGTGTGGCGCAACGCCCGGCACGGGCTGCACGTGGCGGCGGTCGTGCCGGAGTCCCCCGACGTCGTGTCGGTGTACGTGCGCGGCCGGCACCTGGACCGGCTGCCGGCCCGCGCCGGTCAGTTCTTCATCTGGCGGTTCCCCGGGTACGCCGGCTGGTGGCGGGCCAACCCGTTCTCGCTGTCCGCCGCGCCGGACGGGCGGTCGTTGCGGCTGACCGCCAAGGCCGTGGGCGACGCCAGCGCCGCACTGCGGAACCTCCCGGTCGGCTCGCGGGTGTTCGCGGAGGGGCCGTACGGCGCGTTCACGGCGATGCACCGCACCCGGGAGGGCACGCTGCTCGTGGCGGGCGGCGTGGGCGTCACGCCGATCCGCGCCCTGCTCGAGGAGCTGCCCGGCGACGTCGTGGTGCTGTACCGGGCGCGCACGGCCGGCGACGCGGTCCTGCTGGAGGAGATCGAGGCGCTGGCCCGGATGCGGGGCGCCCGCGTGCACCTGCTGACCGGGCGCACGGGCGCGGGCGAACCGCCGTTCGGCCCGGACAACCTGCGCCGGCTGGTGCCCGACGTGACCGACCGGGACGTCTACGTGTGCGGCCCGCCGGCGATGACCGACGCCCTGCTGCACACCCTGCGCGAGCTGCGGGTGCCGCGCCGGCAGGTGCACGCGGAACGGTTCCGGCTGGCGGCCTGA
- a CDS encoding ABC transporter substrate-binding protein encodes MNPRRALAAALAVLLAATVAACSSDEPTSATKDTKQLEIVSWWTSGSEAAALTTLLDAFRQANPGVEPVNGAIAGGAGSEAIVALAKRLRAGDPPDVWQTFAGKSVQGYADRGSVRDVSSVFDSGNLRTSMQPTILRSLMRSGKPYGVPTGAHRSNVLWFNLALLRRAGVTPPAGGYTLPAFLDDLKKVKAAGVAPLCLGGKDPFTTVELFENVLLSTIGADGWADMTADRLDWRGTGVRSALRSFGELLTYADPQASGLTWDAATKKLAAGECAYESMNDSSYGELVAAGAQEGKDFGTAAFPGTGGSFLAVVDVFVAATKAKNAKNALAFLAGIDQPATQVAFSKAKGSVPVVRDVDVSALPPYQREASRSLWASPVLLSVAHGEAMSPAFQEGFYDAVSTYVRTRDPKAFADDLRGAVANDRIPPR; translated from the coding sequence ATGAACCCCCGCCGGGCCCTCGCCGCCGCCCTCGCCGTGCTGCTCGCGGCGACCGTCGCCGCCTGCAGCAGCGACGAGCCGACCAGCGCCACGAAGGACACCAAGCAGCTCGAGATCGTGTCGTGGTGGACCTCCGGCTCCGAGGCGGCGGCCCTGACCACCCTGCTGGACGCCTTCAGGCAGGCCAACCCCGGCGTCGAACCGGTCAACGGCGCCATCGCCGGCGGCGCCGGCTCCGAGGCCATCGTGGCGCTGGCGAAACGGTTGCGGGCCGGCGACCCACCCGACGTGTGGCAGACCTTCGCCGGCAAGTCGGTCCAGGGGTACGCCGACCGCGGCTCGGTCCGCGACGTGAGCTCGGTCTTCGACAGCGGCAACCTCCGCACGTCGATGCAGCCCACGATCCTGCGGTCGCTCATGCGCTCCGGGAAGCCGTACGGCGTCCCCACCGGCGCGCACCGCAGCAACGTCCTGTGGTTCAACCTCGCGCTGCTGCGGCGGGCCGGCGTCACGCCCCCGGCCGGCGGCTACACGCTGCCCGCGTTCCTGGACGACCTCAAGAAGGTCAAGGCGGCCGGGGTGGCCCCGCTGTGCCTTGGCGGCAAGGACCCGTTCACCACCGTCGAGCTGTTCGAGAACGTGCTGCTCAGCACCATCGGCGCGGACGGCTGGGCGGACATGACCGCTGACCGGCTCGACTGGCGCGGCACCGGGGTCCGCTCGGCGCTGCGGTCGTTCGGCGAGCTGCTCACGTACGCCGACCCGCAGGCCAGCGGGCTGACGTGGGACGCGGCGACGAAGAAGCTGGCGGCCGGGGAGTGCGCGTACGAGTCCATGAACGACTCCTCGTACGGCGAGCTCGTCGCGGCCGGGGCGCAGGAGGGCAAGGACTTCGGGACGGCGGCGTTCCCGGGCACCGGCGGCAGCTTCCTCGCCGTGGTGGACGTCTTCGTGGCGGCGACCAAGGCCAAGAACGCCAAGAACGCCCTCGCCTTCCTGGCCGGCATCGACCAGCCGGCGACCCAGGTGGCGTTCAGCAAGGCGAAGGGTTCCGTGCCGGTGGTCCGCGACGTCGACGTGTCGGCGCTGCCGCCGTACCAGCGGGAGGCCTCGCGCAGCCTCTGGGCCTCGCCGGTCCTGCTGTCCGTGGCGCACGGTGAGGCGATGAGCCCGGCGTTCCAGGAGGGCTTCTACGACGCCGTGTCGACGTACGTGCGCACCCGGGACCCGAAGGCGTTCGCCGACGACCTGCGCGGCGCGGTCGCCAACGACCGGATCCCGCCGCGCTGA
- a CDS encoding MarR family winged helix-turn-helix transcriptional regulator — translation MEDSTLSELFWAVARRLRHLNRETLDPLHIAPSHGRALAVLMRHGPLRPGALADHLHIAARSATEVVDDLEQRGLVAREPDPGDRRATLVTLTPAGRAAGDRIRAARHAEAERFFGALTRPERTELMRLLRKLRD, via the coding sequence GTGGAGGACAGCACCCTCTCCGAGCTCTTCTGGGCCGTCGCCCGCCGCCTGCGCCACCTCAACCGCGAGACGCTGGACCCGCTGCACATCGCCCCGTCGCACGGGCGGGCGCTGGCGGTGCTGATGCGCCACGGCCCGTTGCGCCCCGGCGCGCTCGCCGACCACCTGCACATCGCGGCGCGGTCGGCCACCGAGGTCGTCGACGACCTGGAGCAGCGCGGCCTCGTCGCGCGTGAGCCCGACCCGGGGGACCGGCGCGCCACGCTGGTCACCCTCACCCCGGCCGGCAGGGCGGCCGGCGACCGTATCCGCGCCGCCCGGCACGCCGAGGCCGAGCGGTTCTTCGGCGCGCTCACGCGGCCGGAGCGCACGGAGCTGATGCGGCTACTGCGTAAACTGCGCGACTGA
- a CDS encoding NAD(P)/FAD-dependent oxidoreductase, whose protein sequence is MSESTERRHRVVIVGAGFGGLFATKALRRADVDITLINGTAYHLFQPLLYQVATGILSEGEIAPPIREIVKRQRNVDVRLGWVTDVDVDAKVLSVEAPGIEYTVEYDTLIVSAGASQSYFGKDEFADYAPGMKSIDDALELRARIFGAFELADLQTDPAEIERWMTFVVVGAGPTGVEMAGQIAELAHRTLPGQYRHIDPRKARIILVDAVDAVLKTFGDHLSTRALRQLHLLGVEVELETMVVGVDATGIEVDTKRGHQRIESMTKMWAAGVAAPALSRRLAEVTGAPTDRAGRIKVEPDCTVPGHPEIFAIGDMMALDDLPGVAQVAIQSGRHAAGQIKRRLAGKQTGQKFSYFDKGSMATISRFSAVASIGKLHLSGFLGWLIWLAVHLLYLVGFKNRVTAVLHWAVSFLGRGRSERVATFQQAYARAAVRAYGDPFERGKVEAGAASERR, encoded by the coding sequence ATGTCCGAGAGCACTGAGCGACGGCACCGGGTGGTGATCGTCGGCGCCGGATTCGGCGGGCTGTTCGCCACCAAGGCCCTGCGCCGGGCCGACGTCGACATCACCCTGATCAACGGCACCGCCTACCACCTGTTCCAGCCGCTGCTCTACCAGGTGGCCACCGGCATCCTGTCCGAGGGCGAGATCGCCCCGCCGATCCGCGAGATCGTCAAGCGCCAGCGCAACGTCGACGTCCGGCTCGGCTGGGTCACCGACGTGGACGTGGACGCCAAGGTGCTCTCCGTCGAGGCGCCCGGCATCGAATACACGGTCGAGTACGACACGCTCATCGTGAGCGCCGGTGCCTCGCAGTCGTATTTCGGCAAGGACGAGTTCGCCGACTACGCGCCCGGCATGAAGAGCATCGACGACGCCCTGGAGCTGCGCGCGCGCATCTTCGGCGCGTTCGAGCTCGCCGACCTGCAGACCGACCCGGCCGAGATCGAGCGCTGGATGACGTTCGTGGTGGTCGGCGCCGGCCCGACCGGGGTGGAGATGGCCGGGCAGATCGCCGAGCTGGCCCACCGCACCCTGCCCGGGCAGTACCGGCACATCGACCCGCGCAAGGCCCGGATCATCCTGGTCGACGCGGTGGACGCGGTGCTCAAGACCTTCGGCGACCACCTGTCCACCCGGGCGCTGCGGCAGCTGCACCTGCTCGGCGTCGAGGTCGAGCTGGAGACGATGGTCGTCGGCGTGGACGCCACCGGCATCGAGGTCGACACCAAGCGCGGGCACCAGCGCATCGAGTCGATGACCAAGATGTGGGCGGCGGGGGTGGCCGCGCCCGCGCTGTCCCGGCGACTCGCCGAGGTCACCGGCGCGCCGACCGACCGGGCCGGGCGGATCAAGGTGGAGCCCGACTGCACGGTGCCGGGGCACCCGGAGATCTTCGCGATCGGCGACATGATGGCGCTCGACGATCTGCCCGGCGTCGCGCAGGTCGCCATCCAGAGCGGCCGACACGCCGCCGGTCAGATCAAGCGCCGGCTCGCCGGCAAGCAGACCGGCCAGAAGTTCAGCTACTTCGACAAGGGCAGCATGGCGACGATCTCGCGGTTCAGCGCGGTCGCGAGCATCGGCAAGCTGCACCTGTCCGGCTTCCTCGGCTGGCTCATCTGGCTCGCCGTGCACCTGCTCTACCTGGTCGGCTTCAAGAACCGGGTCACCGCGGTGCTGCACTGGGCGGTCAGCTTCCTGGGCCGGGGCCGCTCGGAGCGGGTCGCCACGTTCCAGCAGGCGTACGCGCGCGCCGCCGTCCGGGCGTACGGCGACCCGTTCGAACGCGGCAAGGTGGAGGCGGGCGCCGCCTCGGAGCGCCGCTAG
- the fucP gene encoding L-fucose:H+ symporter permease, with protein sequence MAITTPPVADESEAQRRPLIGPGMLVLFIALIGCFTAWGVAQDLTTPMVAGFKRIFDMSTFQASLVQLAYFGAYFLLALPAAFINQRFGYKTGILTGLGLAAIGAFAFYPASKIMTYEAFLVALFAMAAGCSILETSANPYVLSLGPEATATRRLNLAQAFNPVGTNIGVLLASTLILPKLSDPVDIGSLTPAQLHTIRAGELGAVMGPYLGLAFVLILIAIAIASQKAPPIVEEFPDAEPHEGGTRDLFRVLWRSKHYRYGVMAQFFNVAAQVCAWTYVIQYVQQALGGSLERGGFYLQISLLIFLGSRFLMTWLIGRVRATRVLAVLAFLAVVLCVFAMVSPNLAGVIAVVSLSFCLSLMFPTIYGVALKGLGPATKFGAAGLVMAIVGGAIMPLVQGWLVDRTSPAFSFIVPAVCFGLVGLYALYDLRGPDRERAAVTAAPAGSAA encoded by the coding sequence ATGGCCATCACCACACCGCCCGTGGCGGACGAGTCCGAAGCGCAACGCCGCCCGCTGATCGGGCCCGGCATGCTCGTGCTGTTCATCGCGCTGATCGGCTGCTTCACGGCCTGGGGCGTGGCGCAGGACCTCACCACGCCGATGGTCGCGGGCTTCAAGCGCATCTTCGACATGAGCACGTTCCAGGCGTCGCTCGTGCAGCTCGCGTACTTCGGCGCGTACTTCCTGCTGGCGCTGCCCGCCGCCTTCATCAACCAGCGCTTCGGCTACAAGACCGGCATCCTCACCGGACTCGGGCTCGCCGCGATCGGCGCGTTCGCGTTCTACCCGGCCAGCAAGATCATGACGTACGAGGCGTTCCTGGTGGCGCTGTTCGCGATGGCCGCGGGCTGCTCGATCCTGGAGACCTCGGCCAACCCGTACGTGCTGTCGCTCGGGCCCGAGGCGACGGCCACCCGGCGGCTCAACCTCGCGCAGGCGTTCAACCCGGTGGGCACCAACATCGGGGTGCTGCTCGCCTCCACGCTGATCCTGCCGAAGCTGTCCGACCCGGTCGACATCGGCTCGCTCACCCCGGCGCAGCTGCACACGATCCGCGCCGGTGAGCTCGGTGCCGTCATGGGCCCGTACCTCGGCCTCGCCTTCGTCCTGATCCTCATCGCCATCGCGATCGCCAGCCAGAAGGCGCCCCCGATCGTCGAGGAATTCCCCGACGCCGAACCGCACGAGGGCGGCACCCGGGACCTGTTCCGCGTGCTGTGGCGCAGCAAGCACTACCGGTACGGCGTGATGGCCCAGTTCTTCAACGTTGCGGCGCAGGTCTGCGCGTGGACGTACGTCATCCAGTACGTGCAGCAGGCGCTCGGCGGCAGCCTCGAGCGCGGCGGCTTCTACCTGCAGATCAGCCTGCTGATCTTCCTCGGCTCGCGCTTCCTCATGACCTGGCTCATCGGCCGGGTCCGGGCCACCAGGGTGCTCGCGGTGCTCGCCTTCCTCGCGGTCGTCCTGTGCGTGTTCGCGATGGTCAGCCCCAACCTGGCCGGCGTCATCGCCGTGGTCTCGCTGTCGTTCTGCCTGTCGCTGATGTTCCCGACCATCTACGGCGTCGCCCTCAAGGGACTCGGGCCGGCGACCAAGTTCGGCGCCGCCGGTCTCGTCATGGCGATCGTGGGCGGCGCGATCATGCCGCTCGTGCAGGGCTGGCTCGTCGACCGGACGAGCCCGGCCTTCTCCTTCATCGTGCCCGCGGTCTGCTTCGGTCTCGTCGGCCTCTACGCCCTCTACGACCTGCGGGGCCCCGACCGCGAGCGCGCAGCCGTGACGGCCGCGCCCGCCGGGAGCGCGGCATGA
- a CDS encoding fibronectin type III domain-containing protein — protein MGVRLLAGTGAAAVAASMALTGAPAFASDAAGALPAPQGLTVTRAADDATRIVAAWQPVDGARFYRLDLLQGSTETVTFVPGDTTSYTIPTTGACVSYKVRVASENADGPGEYGDFAVAGTLAPTGIMGAVPGRDGADGSTGTISWNPPTWAGEAPLTGYRMQLIRYSDGVVLSDEVTTVTSHRFPGLDPARTYLVQVTPQNQYGSCSTAVGKSLIDKYKPADPTGATATRRAGSTMVDVTWNAPTGGATPDYYLVNYGVDKPNTGSLKVKAPATAGVINLARGKNWMVEVRAYNVNGSGVAALTVTDPTAPVVPAPVVTVPAPEKIAPTITAALTRAADRDGWHTGPVSVIFTCVDAQSGVATCTSPVTLTADGADQVVTGTVTDKAGNAATTSTRVSLDRTAPAYSASVDGTANAAGWYRTAPAVSFTCSDATSGVADCPAPVSVTTDGTDQGVTGTVTDRAGNTTAAAVTGLDVDTTAPVVRVTGLGDGTYPLGSLPAAGCDTTDAVSGVAKQAGLTVTRDAKGRYTATCAGGADVAGNAAATMTAGWTVTANVPDLIALTRRYLTANNATVGLGQDLTNKLEHGQYDLYAGKVLKEPKDKKAGLTAAQADELVYWARLLG, from the coding sequence ATGGGCGTACGACTGCTGGCCGGCACCGGAGCCGCCGCTGTGGCCGCGTCGATGGCGCTGACCGGGGCACCCGCCTTCGCGTCGGACGCGGCCGGCGCGCTGCCGGCGCCGCAGGGGCTGACCGTGACACGCGCCGCCGACGACGCCACCCGGATCGTGGCGGCCTGGCAGCCGGTCGACGGGGCGCGCTTCTACCGCCTCGACCTGCTGCAGGGCAGCACCGAGACGGTCACCTTCGTCCCCGGCGACACCACCAGCTACACGATCCCCACGACCGGCGCCTGTGTGTCGTACAAGGTGCGGGTGGCCTCGGAGAACGCCGACGGGCCCGGCGAGTACGGCGACTTCGCCGTCGCCGGGACGCTGGCACCGACCGGCATCATGGGCGCGGTCCCCGGCCGCGACGGCGCCGACGGCAGCACCGGCACGATCAGCTGGAACCCGCCGACCTGGGCCGGCGAGGCGCCGCTGACCGGCTACCGCATGCAGCTCATCCGCTACTCCGACGGCGTGGTGCTCTCCGACGAGGTCACGACCGTCACCAGCCACCGCTTCCCCGGCCTCGACCCGGCGCGCACCTACCTCGTGCAGGTCACCCCGCAGAACCAGTACGGCAGCTGCTCCACGGCGGTCGGCAAGTCGCTGATCGACAAGTACAAGCCGGCCGACCCGACTGGCGCGACCGCCACCCGGCGGGCGGGCTCGACGATGGTCGACGTGACCTGGAACGCGCCCACCGGCGGGGCGACGCCCGACTACTACCTGGTCAACTACGGCGTCGACAAGCCGAACACCGGCTCGCTGAAGGTGAAGGCGCCCGCCACCGCGGGCGTCATCAACCTGGCCCGCGGCAAGAACTGGATGGTCGAGGTGCGGGCGTACAACGTCAACGGCAGCGGCGTCGCCGCGCTGACCGTTACCGACCCGACGGCGCCCGTGGTGCCCGCCCCGGTGGTCACCGTGCCGGCTCCCGAGAAGATCGCGCCGACCATCACCGCCGCGCTGACCCGCGCCGCCGACCGCGACGGCTGGCACACCGGCCCGGTCTCGGTGATCTTCACCTGCGTGGACGCCCAGTCCGGCGTGGCCACCTGCACCTCGCCGGTCACGCTGACCGCCGACGGCGCCGACCAGGTCGTCACCGGCACCGTCACCGACAAGGCCGGCAACGCCGCCACCACGAGCACGCGGGTCAGCCTCGACCGGACCGCCCCGGCCTATTCGGCCAGCGTGGACGGTACGGCGAACGCGGCCGGTTGGTACCGCACCGCCCCGGCGGTCAGCTTCACCTGCTCCGACGCCACCTCGGGCGTCGCCGACTGCCCCGCCCCGGTGAGCGTCACCACCGACGGCACGGACCAGGGAGTCACCGGCACCGTGACCGACCGGGCCGGCAACACGACGGCCGCCGCGGTCACCGGCCTGGACGTCGACACCACCGCTCCCGTGGTGCGGGTGACCGGCCTCGGCGACGGCACGTACCCGCTGGGTTCCCTGCCCGCAGCGGGCTGCGACACGACCGACGCCGTCTCCGGGGTGGCGAAGCAGGCCGGCCTGACGGTCACCCGCGACGCCAAGGGCCGCTACACCGCGACCTGCGCCGGCGGCGCCGACGTGGCGGGCAACGCCGCGGCGACCATGACGGCCGGTTGGACGGTCACGGCGAACGTGCCGGACCTGATCGCCCTGACCCGCCGCTACCTCACGGCGAACAACGCCACCGTGGGCCTCGGCCAGGACCTGACGAACAAGCTGGAGCACGGCCAGTACGACCTGTACGCCGGCAAGGTGCTCAAGGAGCCGAAGGACAAGAAGGCCGGCCTCACCGCCGCGCAGGCCGACGAGCTCGTCTACTGGGCCCGCCTGCTGGGCTGA
- a CDS encoding phosphatase PAP2 family protein → MTRRGVREIALLLALFGAYSGARMLADTDLAAARRHAGGVLELERLFGLDVEAGVNHAVSATPWAAAGMSFWYAALHYLVTPLVLLWLYRRHRDRYPAARNALVIGSALGLIGYVLLPTAPPRLMGGGYADVLASTADLGWWSSHASAPAGLGSFTNELAAMPSLHVGWAFWVAWSLRGVLPRIIGFLYAGITAAVVVGTGNHWVLDAVAGVAVVTAGIVVASRRQRRVPPAAADQRVVRPRLEDAPVVHHRDLVGAADR, encoded by the coding sequence GTGACGCGACGGGGCGTACGCGAGATCGCCCTGCTGCTGGCCCTGTTCGGGGCCTACAGCGGGGCGCGGATGCTGGCCGACACCGACCTGGCGGCCGCGCGCCGCCACGCCGGCGGGGTGCTGGAGCTGGAGCGCCTGTTCGGCCTGGACGTCGAGGCGGGCGTCAACCACGCGGTCAGCGCGACGCCGTGGGCCGCGGCCGGCATGTCGTTCTGGTACGCCGCGCTGCACTACCTGGTCACCCCGCTGGTGCTGCTGTGGCTCTACCGCCGGCACCGCGACCGCTATCCGGCGGCCCGCAACGCGCTGGTCATCGGCTCGGCGCTCGGCCTGATCGGCTACGTGCTGCTGCCGACCGCCCCGCCGCGGCTGATGGGCGGCGGCTACGCCGACGTGCTGGCGAGCACCGCCGACCTGGGCTGGTGGTCCAGCCACGCGTCCGCGCCGGCCGGGCTCGGCTCGTTCACCAACGAGCTGGCGGCCATGCCGTCGCTGCACGTCGGCTGGGCGTTCTGGGTGGCCTGGTCGCTGCGCGGGGTGCTGCCCCGCATCATCGGTTTCCTGTACGCGGGGATCACCGCGGCTGTCGTGGTCGGCACCGGCAACCACTGGGTGCTGGACGCGGTCGCCGGGGTCGCGGTCGTCACGGCCGGGATCGTGGTCGCGTCACGCCGCCAGCGCCGCGTACCGCCCGCCGCCGCCGATCAGCGCGTCGTGCGTCCCCGCCTCGAGGATGCGCCCGTGGTCCACCACCGCGATCTGGTCGGCGCCGCGGACCGTTGA